One window of Oreochromis niloticus isolate F11D_XX linkage group LG23, O_niloticus_UMD_NMBU, whole genome shotgun sequence genomic DNA carries:
- the LOC100697819 gene encoding cyclic nucleotide-gated channel cone photoreceptor subunit alpha, producing the protein MHIGRSSIGPAEPGLSSQRRGNSDDQRVFAAKNANNCNNNDGKKDDKKDEKKDDKKDEKDDKKDPKKDDKKEEPKEVWIMDPATDMYYYWLLTIAVPVFYNLIFLVARACFNELQYQNSTLWMVLDYVSDALYYIDIFVRARTGFLEQGLLVKDAKILKEKYMKTPQFKLDMLSVIPTDIVFFHIGINNPEWRFNRLFRLGRLFEFFDRTETRTNFPNIFRIANLVLYIIIIIHWNGCLYFAVSKILGFGSDTWVYPGPAKPEFSQLTRQYIYCFYWSTLTLTTIGETPPPVRDVEYFFVVVDFLTGVLIFATIVGNVGAMISNMNAARVEFQAKIDSIKQYMQFRKVTKDLEARVVKWFDYLWTEGKTCDEKQVLKNLPDKLKAEIAINVHLETLRKVRIFQDCEAGLLVELVLKLQPQVFSPGDYICKKGDIGREMYIIKEGKLAVVADDGVTQFVVLSDGAYFGEISILGIKGSKAGNRRTANIRSVGYSDLFALSKDDLMEALTEYPDAKNALEEKGRAILMKDNLIDESLVAATDAKDLEDKVDQIETSFEIMSAKFRKLTNQYESSQRKLKQRLSNLSNQFRSLRVDE; encoded by the exons ATGCACATTGGAAGAAGCAGCATCGGGCCTGCAGAGCCCGGCCTCAGCAGCCAGAGACGAGGGAACAG CGATGATCAACGGGTCTTCGCCGCAAAGAACGCAAACAACTGCAACAACAATGATGG AAAGAAGGACGAcaaaaaggatgaaaagaaGGATGATAAAAAGGATGAAAAGGACGATAAAAAGGACCCCAAAAAGGAtgacaaaaaggaagaacc GAAGGAGGTGTGGATCATGGACCCAGCCACGGATATGTATTACTACTGGTTGCTCACAATAGCTGTCCCAGTGTTCTACAATCTGATATTCCTGGTGGCCAG GGCTTGTTTTAATGAACTACAGTATCAAAATTCAACACTCTGGATGGTTTTGGACTATGTATCAGATGCCCTCTACTACATTGACATCTTTGTGAGAGCCAGGACAG GTTTTCTGGAGCAAGGACTTCTTGTAAAGGATGCAAAGATCCTGAAAGAAAAGTACATGAAGACACCCCAGTTCAAGTTAGACATGTTATCAGTGATTCCTACTGACATTGTTTTCTTCCATATCGGAATCAACAACCCAGAGTGGAGGTTCAACCGTCTCTTTAGGTTAGGCCGTCTCTTTGAGTTCTTCGACCGGACTGAAACACGAACCAATTTTCCAAACATCTTCCGAATCGCTAATCTTGTACtttacatcatcatcatcatccactggaaCGGGTGCCTGTACTTTGCTGTGTCCAAAATACTTGGTTTTGGGTCAGACACTTGGGTCTACCCCGGGCCAGCAAAACCAGAGTTTTCTCAGCTCACCAGACAGTACATCTATTGCTTTTACTGGTCCACTCTTACCTTGACCACTATTGGTGAGACACCACCGCCAGTCCGAGACGTTGAATACTTTTTTGTCGTGGTTGACTTTCTTACTGGGGTTTTGATCTTTGCAACAATTGTTGGAAATGTTGGAGCCATGATCTCCAACATGAATGCTGCACGTGTAGAGTTCCAGGCGAAGATCGACTCTATCAAGCAGTACATGCAATTTCGAAAGGTCACTAAAGACTTGGAGGCCAGGGTGGTGAAGTGGTTCGACTACCTGTGGACTGAGGGGAAAACCTGCGATGAAAAGCAGGTGCTAAAAAATCTGCCAGACAAGCTGAAGGCAGAGATAGCCATTAACGTACATCTGGAAACCCTAAGAAAAGTGCGCatctttcaagactgtgaagctGGTTTGCTTGTTGAGTTGGTCCTGAAGCTTCAGCCTCAAGTTTTCAGTCCTGGGGATTACATCTGTAAGAAAGGGGATATTGGTAGGGAAATGTATATCATCAAAGAAGGAAAGCTCGCTGTAGTAGCAGATGATGGCGTTACCCAGTTTGTGGTCTTGAGTGACGGAGCTTATTTTGGAGAAATCAGCATCCTTGGGATCAAAGGTAGTAAGGCAGGTAACCGAAGAACAGCCAACATTCGAAGTGTGGGCTATTCTGATCTCTTTGCCCTGTCCAAAGATGATCTCATGGAGGCACTAACAGAGTATCCTGATGCTAAGAATGCTCTGGAGGAGAAAGGAAGGGCCATTCTGATGAAAGACAATCTCATAGATGAGTCGCTTGTCGCTGCTACTGATGCTAAAGACTTGGAGGACAAAGTTGATCAGATTGAAACCAGTTTCGAAATCATGTCAGCGAAATTTCGAAAGCTGACAAATCAATACGAGTCCTCTCAGCGCAAACTCAAGCAGCGCCTCAGTAATTTATCAAACCAGTTCAGAAGCCTCAGAGTAGATGAGTAG